Below is a window of Shinella sp. PSBB067 DNA.
CGGCACGGTCTATTTCTGCATGGCCGAGACGACCAAGCCGGACCCCGCCAAGGGGCATGTCGACCCCATCCTGCGCGGCTACGGCGCGCTTGCGGCCAGCAGCCGCTTCGTCTCCGCCACGCTTGTCATGGCCGGGGCCGTCGGTGCGCTCTACGGCCAGGCGACCATGCTGCCCTTCGTGCTGATCGACAGGGTCGGCCTGACGCCCACCCAGTTCGGCGTCGGCATGCTCATGCAGTCGGGCTTCTTCTTCGCGGGAACCGTCGTCGTGCGCCTGCTGATGCGCCGGATGGCGCCGGCCCGCATCGTCCTGCCGGGCCTTGCCTTCATCGGCATCGCCAGCATACTGATCGCGCTCGCCTCGCACCTCGTCCCGCCGACCTTCCTCAGCGTCATGGGTCCCGTCGGCGTCTATGCCTTCGGCATCGCCTTCGTCATGCCCTACATGATGACGGCAGCCCTGGAACCCTTCCCGCACATCGCCGGCTCGGCCTCCGCCGCCATGGGCTTCATCCAGATGGGCGCCGGCTTCCTCGCCGGCCTGATCGCCGCCGCCATCGGCCTGCCCCTCTTCGCCTTCGGCACCATCATCCCCTCGATGGGCCTCATCGCGATCCTCTCCTACGCCTGGTATCGCGCGATCTGCAGCCGCGACGCGCAGCTCGTGACGGAGCCGGCGGAATAGGCGGACGCAAAAAACCCGCCGCCGTTTCCGGCAGCGGGCTTTTCATCCGGGTGCGGATCGCTCAGCCGCGCTTGTTGCGGGCGGCGAGCGTGCGCAGGCGCAGCGCGTTCAGCTTGATGAAGCCGGCCGCGTCCTTCTGGTCGTAGGCGCCCTGGTCGTCCTCGAAGGTGACCAGCTTGTCGGAATAGAGCGACTTCGGCGATTCGCGGCCGGTGACCATGACATTGCCCTTGTAGAGCTTCAGCGTCACCTCGCCCTCGACATGCTCCTGGCTCCGGTCGATCGCGGCCTGCAGCATCTCGCGCTCCGGCGAGAACCAGAAGCCGTAATAGATGAGCTCGGCATAGCGCGGCATCAGCTCGTCCTTGAGGTGGGCGGCGCCGCGGTCGAGCGTGATGCTCTCGATGGCGCGGTGCGCGGCGAGCAGGATCGTGCCGCCGGGCGTCTCGTAGACGCCGCGCGACTTCATGCCGACGAAGCGGTTTTCCACCAGGTCGAGGCGGCCGATGCCGTTGTCGCGGCCGTAATTGTTGAGCGTCGCCAGGATCGTCGCCGGCGACATGCGCACGCCGTTGATCGAGACGGCATCGCCCCGCTCGAAGCCGACCTTGATGACGGTCGCCTTGTCGGGCGCCGTTTCCGGCGAGATGGTGCGCATATGCACGTATTCGGGCGCCTCGACGGCCGGGTCTTCCAGCACCTTGCCCTCGGAGGAGGAGTGCAGGAGGTTCGCATCGACCGAGAACGGCGCTTCGCCCTTCTTGTCCTTGGCGACCGGGATCTGGTGCTGCTCGGCGAATTCGAGCAGATGCGTGCGGCTCTTGAACGACCAGTCGCGCCACGGCGCGATGATCTTGATGTCGGGGTTCAGCGCATAGGCGGAAAGCTCGAAGCGGACCTGGTCGTTGCCCTTGCCGGTCGCGCCATGCGCGATGGCGTCGGCGCCGGTCTTGGCGGCGATCTCGATGAGATGCTTGGAGATCAGCGGGCGGGCAATCGAGGTGCCGAGCAGGTAGACGCCTTCATAGACCGCATTGGCGCGGAACATCGGGAAGACGAAATCGCGCACGAATTCCTCGCGCACGTCCTCGATGAAGATCTCCTTGATGCCGAGCATCTCGGCCTTCCTGCGGGCCGGCTCCAGCTCCTCGCCCTGGCCGAGGTCGGCCGTGAAGGTCACGACCTCTGCGCCGAGTTCCGTCTGAAGCCACTTCAGGATGATCGAGGTATCGAGGCCGCCGGAATAGGCGAGCACGACTTTCTTCACGTCTTTATGTGATGCCATGATGATGAGGTCCGTTGCATGAAGGGCTGCGGCAAACCCGCGAAAGCCCGGTGTCGCGGCACTTTTAGCGAGATTGGCGCGCGGCGCAAGGGTGGGCCCCGACGCATCGTGCCGCACGCCGGGTTTGATCCGGCCGCAGGAGACCCCATATTCGGCCTCTGTGGACCATGAAGGGGTGATCCCATGACCGATCTCAAGGACATCATCAAGGCCGCCAATGTCGCGGTCGTCACCGGCGGCGCCTCCGGCATCGGCCTTGCCGCCGCAAGGCGCTTCGCCGAGGCCGGCATGTGCGTGGCGCTCGCCGACCGCAATCCCGACCAGCTCGGCGAGGCGCGCGCCGAGCTCGAAGCCATCGCCGGCGAGGCGAATGTCATGGCCGTCGAGACCGACGTCGCCCATCGGCACGAGCTGGAAGCGCTGGAACGCGCGATCCTCCAGCGCTTCGGCCGCGTGCATGTGCTGATGAACAATGCCGGCATCCAGCCGGACACCTCCATCTTCAGCGCCGAGGCCAACTGGGACCATATCCTCGCGGTCAACCTGATGGGCGTCATCCACGGCACGCAGGTCTTCGGCCCGAACATGCTGGCCCATGGCGAGCCGGGCCTCATCATCAATACCGGCTCCAAGCAGGGCATCACCACACCGCCCGGCAATCCGGCCTACAATGTCTCGAAAGCCGGCGTGAAGGCCTTCACCGAAGCCCTCCAGCACGAATTGCGCAACACGGCGGGGGCGAGGATCTCCGCCCATCTGCTGATCCCCGGCTTCGTCTTCACCGCCCTGACGCGGGGCGAGCGCACGGAAAAGCCCGACGCCGCCTGGACGCCGGCCCAGACCGTCGACTTCATGCTGGAAAGCCTTGCGCGCGGCGACTTCTATATTCTTTGCCCGGACAACGACGTCGCCCGCGCCCTCGACGAACGCCGCATGGCTTGGGCGATGGGCGACATCATCGAGAACCGCCCGCCGCTCTCGCGCTGGCATCCGGATTATGCGGAGACGTTCAAGGCCTTCGCCGAACGTCCCTGAGAGCGTTTCGGCTGGCAATTTTCCGAAAGGCGGATAAGAGTCGCCTCTTTCCGCCCTTCAGAGGATCGCCATGGACTTCGTGCCCGCGCTTGCGACGCTCATCACCTTCGCGGCGGCGACGCTGCTTCTGGCCGCCACGCCCGGGCCGGACATGACACTCTCGATCAGCCGCGCCCTCTCGCAGGGCCGCGGCCCGGCGCTCTACGTGGTGCTCGGCACCTGCCTCGGCATTCTCGTGCACACGCTGCTCGTCGCCTTCGGCGTCTCGGCCCTCATCGCCGCCTCGCCGACGACCTTCACCATCCTGAAGAGCGGCGGCGCGGCCTATCTGCTGTGGCTTGCCATACAGGCCATCCGCCACGGCACCAGCCTGACGATCAAGGCGGCCAGCAGCCCGCGCGGCACCGCGCTCGCCAGCATCTCCACCGGCTTCTGGGTGAACCTGCTCAATCCGAAGGTCGTCATCTTCTTCGTGACGTTCCTGCCGCAGTTCGTCAGCGCCGGCGATCCCCATGTCACGGGCAAGCTGGTCTTCCTCGGCCTGTTCTTCATCGCCGTCGGCATACCCGTCAACGTCGCGGTGATCCTTGCCGCCGACCGGCTCGCCGGCTGGCTGCAGCGGAACCCGAAGGCGCTGCGCGGCCTCGACTACACCTTCGCGGGTGTCTTCTCGGTCTTCGCCGTCAAGATCTTCCTCACGCAGGCGCGCTAAGCCCCGGGTCAGCCGATCAGCAAGGCGTCGTCGTCGAGCGTCTGGCCGCGCATCTTGCGGAACATGGCGATCAGGTCCTCGACCTGGAGGGTCTTGCGATTGTCGCCGGCGACGTCGAGCACGATCTCGCCGCCGTGCAGCATGACGGTGCGGTGGCCGTAGTCGAGCGCCTGGCGCATCGAATGTGTCACCATCAGCGTCGTCAGCTTGCGCTCGGAAACGATCTTCTGGGTGAGGGTCATGATGAATTCGGCCATGCCCGGATCGAGCGCGGCGGTGTGCTCGTCAAGCAGCAGCACGTCGGAGCCGGCGAGCGTCGCCATGACGAGCGAGACCGCCTGCCGCTGGCCGCCGGACAGAAGGTCCATCCGGTCGCGCATGCGGTTCTCGAGCCCGAGATTGAGCTCGGCGATGCGCTCGCGGAAATGCGCGCGGCGCTGCGGCCCAAGCGCCGAAGCGAGGCCGCGCCGTTCGCCACGCCGGGCGGCGAGCGCAAGGTTCTCCTCGATGGAGAGCGCGCCGCAACTGCCGGTCAGCGGGTCCTGGAAGACGCGGGCGACGCGGCCGGCGCGCGCGGCGGTGCCCTGCCGGGTGACGTCCGTCGTGCCGATCTTCACCTGGCCTTCGCTGGCGATGACGTCGCCGGCCAGAACCCCGAGCAGCGTCGACTTGCCGGCACCGTTCGAGCCGATGACGGTGACGAACTGGCCTTGCTCGATGGTGAGGCTGACGCCGTTCAGCGCCTGCTTCTGCAGCGGCGTGCCCTTGCCGAAGACGACCTTGATATCGGAAACGGAGATCATCAGGCGGCTCCCCCGCGGCGAAGGCGCGGCAGCACGAGCGCCACTGTGACGAGCAGGGCCGTCACGAAGTTGAGGTCCGAGGCCTGCAGGCCGAGCACGTCCGAGGAGAGCGCGAGCTGGATGGCGATGCGGTAGAGGATCGAGCCGATGACGCAGCCGATCAGCGCCATCAATATCCCGCGTGCGCCAAACAGCGTCTCGCCGATGATGACGGCGGCAAGGCCGACGACGATGGTGCCGACGCCGGACGTGACGTCGGCAAAGCCGTTGGTCTGCGCGAAGAGCGCGCCGCCGAGGGCGACCAGCGCGTTGGAGAGCGCGATGCCGAGATAGATCTGCTTGTTGGTGTTGACGCCCTGCGCGCGGGCCATGCGGGCATTCGCCCCCGTCGCGCGCATGGAAAGGCCGGCATCGCTTTCGAGGAACCGCCAGACGACGATGACGGCGACGACGACGAGGATGCCGACGAAGAGCGGGCGCACGTAGAAGTCCCTGAGGCCGAGGCCGAAGAACGGGCTGATCATCGTGTCGGCATTGATAAGCGCGACATTCGGCTTGCCCATGACGCGCAGGTTCACCGAGAAGAGCGCGATCATGGTGAGGATCGAAGCGAGCAGGTTGAGGATGCGGAAGCGCACGTTCAGCATGGCCGTAACGAGGCCGGCGACCGCGCCCGCCACCATGGCGACGGCGGCGGCGAGCCAGGGGTTGAGGCCGGCGATGATCAGCACGGCCGTGACGGCCGCGCCCAGCGGAAACGACCCGTCCACGGTGAGGTCCGGAAAATCCAGCACGCGGAAGGCAAGGTAAACGCCGATCGCGACGAAGGCATAGACCAGCCCCAGTTCGACGGCACCCCAGAAGGCAATCAGGCTCACGGCTCTCGGCTTTCCTTGTTCCCCTTCCGCCTCGCGCGGATGGGCCTTTCTAACGGATCAACCGCTGCCAGGCGTCCGGCAGCGGTTGATTCCGGTTGGCGATGTTCCGGGAACCCCGGATCAGTCGATCACGCGGGTCGCGCGGCCGACGACGGCTTCCGGAAGGGTGACGCCCATCTTGGCGGCGGCGCCCTTGTTGACGACGAGGTCGGTGCCGGCGGCGACCTTCACGGCGATGTCGCCGGGGTTTTCGCCCTTGAGGATGCGCACGACCACTTCACCCGTCTGGCGGCCGACATCCTTGTAGTTGAAGCCGAGCGCCGCGATGGCGCCGCGCGAGACGGAATCCGTGTCGGCGGTGAAGAGCGGCAGCTTGGCCTCCACGGCAACGGCGACCGCGCCTTCGAGGGCGGAGATGATCGTGTTGTCCGTCGGGATGTAGATCGCATCGGCGCGGCCGACGAGCGCGCGGGCGGCGCCCTGCACTTCGGCGGACTTGGTGGCAGCGGATTCGACGACCGTCAGGCCGGCCTTCCCGGCTTCTTCCTTCAGGACGGCGAGCAGCGAGACGGAGTTCGCCTCACCCGAATTGTAGAGGAAGCCGATGGTCTTGGCCTCGGGCAGGATTTCCTTGATCAGCGCCAGGTGCTCGGCGACCGGCGACATGTCGGAAAGGCCGGTGACGTTGCCGCCCGGCTTGTCCATGTCCTTGACGAGCTGCGCGCCGAGCGGATCGGAAACGGCGGTGAAGACGACCGGGATGTCCTTCGTCGCGGAAACGACGGCCTGGGCCGAGGGCGTGGAGATCGGCACGATGACGCTGGGGTTTTCGCCGACGAACTGGCGGGCGATCTGCGCGGCGGTCGCGGGGTTGCCCTGCGCCGACTCGTAGATGAACTTGAGGTTCTCGCCTTCCTTGTAGCCGGCGGCCTCCAGCGCTTCCTTCACGCCGTCGCGGGCGGCGTCGAGCGCGGGATGTTCGACGATGGCGG
It encodes the following:
- a CDS encoding multidrug effflux MFS transporter, which translates into the protein MTRPRMSERRTSIISAFLVALGPISMALYTPAMPQLVNAFSSTESAIKLTLSLYFAGFALAQLVSGTMSDVLGRRRTTLIFMTVYLAGSLMAAFAPSVGMLLAGRLVQGIGASVGMTVSRAIVRDQITGTEAARIMNMVGMMLAIGPAVSPTLGGFFLGLFGWQSIFFLMVGFALAACGTVYFCMAETTKPDPAKGHVDPILRGYGALAASSRFVSATLVMAGAVGALYGQATMLPFVLIDRVGLTPTQFGVGMLMQSGFFFAGTVVVRLLMRRMAPARIVLPGLAFIGIASILIALASHLVPPTFLSVMGPVGVYAFGIAFVMPYMMTAALEPFPHIAGSASAAMGFIQMGAGFLAGLIAAAIGLPLFAFGTIIPSMGLIAILSYAWYRAICSRDAQLVTEPAE
- a CDS encoding argininosuccinate synthase; this encodes MASHKDVKKVVLAYSGGLDTSIILKWLQTELGAEVVTFTADLGQGEELEPARRKAEMLGIKEIFIEDVREEFVRDFVFPMFRANAVYEGVYLLGTSIARPLISKHLIEIAAKTGADAIAHGATGKGNDQVRFELSAYALNPDIKIIAPWRDWSFKSRTHLLEFAEQHQIPVAKDKKGEAPFSVDANLLHSSSEGKVLEDPAVEAPEYVHMRTISPETAPDKATVIKVGFERGDAVSINGVRMSPATILATLNNYGRDNGIGRLDLVENRFVGMKSRGVYETPGGTILLAAHRAIESITLDRGAAHLKDELMPRYAELIYYGFWFSPEREMLQAAIDRSQEHVEGEVTLKLYKGNVMVTGRESPKSLYSDKLVTFEDDQGAYDQKDAAGFIKLNALRLRTLAARNKRG
- a CDS encoding SDR family NAD(P)-dependent oxidoreductase, which translates into the protein MTDLKDIIKAANVAVVTGGASGIGLAAARRFAEAGMCVALADRNPDQLGEARAELEAIAGEANVMAVETDVAHRHELEALERAILQRFGRVHVLMNNAGIQPDTSIFSAEANWDHILAVNLMGVIHGTQVFGPNMLAHGEPGLIINTGSKQGITTPPGNPAYNVSKAGVKAFTEALQHELRNTAGARISAHLLIPGFVFTALTRGERTEKPDAAWTPAQTVDFMLESLARGDFYILCPDNDVARALDERRMAWAMGDIIENRPPLSRWHPDYAETFKAFAERP
- a CDS encoding LysE family translocator gives rise to the protein MDFVPALATLITFAAATLLLAATPGPDMTLSISRALSQGRGPALYVVLGTCLGILVHTLLVAFGVSALIAASPTTFTILKSGGAAYLLWLAIQAIRHGTSLTIKAASSPRGTALASISTGFWVNLLNPKVVIFFVTFLPQFVSAGDPHVTGKLVFLGLFFIAVGIPVNVAVILAADRLAGWLQRNPKALRGLDYTFAGVFSVFAVKIFLTQAR
- a CDS encoding ABC transporter ATP-binding protein gives rise to the protein MISVSDIKVVFGKGTPLQKQALNGVSLTIEQGQFVTVIGSNGAGKSTLLGVLAGDVIASEGQVKIGTTDVTRQGTAARAGRVARVFQDPLTGSCGALSIEENLALAARRGERRGLASALGPQRRAHFRERIAELNLGLENRMRDRMDLLSGGQRQAVSLVMATLAGSDVLLLDEHTAALDPGMAEFIMTLTQKIVSERKLTTLMVTHSMRQALDYGHRTVMLHGGEIVLDVAGDNRKTLQVEDLIAMFRKMRGQTLDDDALLIG
- a CDS encoding ABC transporter permease, whose protein sequence is MSLIAFWGAVELGLVYAFVAIGVYLAFRVLDFPDLTVDGSFPLGAAVTAVLIIAGLNPWLAAAVAMVAGAVAGLVTAMLNVRFRILNLLASILTMIALFSVNLRVMGKPNVALINADTMISPFFGLGLRDFYVRPLFVGILVVVAVIVVWRFLESDAGLSMRATGANARMARAQGVNTNKQIYLGIALSNALVALGGALFAQTNGFADVTSGVGTIVVGLAAVIIGETLFGARGILMALIGCVIGSILYRIAIQLALSSDVLGLQASDLNFVTALLVTVALVLPRLRRGGAA
- a CDS encoding ABC transporter substrate-binding protein; its protein translation is MRHILLAAAATLALALPAKAEDVTVAVTAIVEHPALDAARDGVKEALEAAGYKEGENLKFIYESAQGNPATAAQIARQFVGENPSVIVPISTPSAQAVVSATKDIPVVFTAVSDPLGAQLVKDMDKPGGNVTGLSDMSPVAEHLALIKEILPEAKTIGFLYNSGEANSVSLLAVLKEEAGKAGLTVVESAATKSAEVQGAARALVGRADAIYIPTDNTIISALEGAVAVAVEAKLPLFTADTDSVSRGAIAALGFNYKDVGRQTGEVVVRILKGENPGDIAVKVAAGTDLVVNKGAAAKMGVTLPEAVVGRATRVID